The proteins below come from a single Branchiostoma floridae strain S238N-H82 chromosome 5, Bfl_VNyyK, whole genome shotgun sequence genomic window:
- the LOC118416660 gene encoding 60S ribosomal protein L36-like, whose translation MGIRYDMCVGLNKGHKITKNVQKPRPSRRKGKLTKRAKFVRDLVREVTGFAPYERRTMELLKVSKDKRALKFLKKRVGTLQRAKRKREEMQNVIAAQRKAQRS comes from the exons ATGGGGATCAGATATGACATGTGTGTTGGCCTCAACAAGGGGCACAAGATCACCAAGAATGTGCAGAAACCCCGGCCATCCCGCAGGAAAGGG AAACTGACCAAGCGTGCGAAGTTTGTGCGTGACCTGGTGCGGGAGGTGACAGGCTTCGCTCCGTACGAGAGACGTACTATGGAGTTGCTGAAGGTCAGCAAGGACAAGCGCGCTCTCAAGTTCCTCAAGAAGAGG GTTGGAACTCTGCAGCGTGCCAAGAGAAAGCGTGAGGAGATGCAGAACGTCATCGCCGCCCAGAGGAAGGCTCAGAGATCTTAG
- the LOC118416658 gene encoding cysteine-rich DPF motif domain-containing protein 1-like, whose protein sequence is MTEARARTKNSDKNRQLEGRKKQGDFICSLCDVSAPYDYLGTTPPYAKSIVLLEKAYVMKDPFAQGKEGHLVLGATCCLCDRCVCLGQDCSLFYTKRFCLPCVLQNIQEFPAEIREEVAKKKPLEKPR, encoded by the exons ATGACTGAGGCTCGAGCTCGTACGAAAAATTCTGATAAGAACAGGCAGCTAGAAGGTCGGAAAAAGCAAGGGGACTTCATCTGTAGTCTGTGTGATGTTTCTGCACCATACGACTACTTGGGAACAACACCGCCATATGCAAAATCTATTGT GCTCTTGGAGAAGGCCTATGTGATGAAGGACCCGTTTGCTCAGGGGAAGGAGGGGCATCTGGTCCTGGGGGCCACCTGTTGTCTGTGTGACAGGTGTGTCTGTTTAGGACAG GACTGCAgtctattttacaccaagagaTTCTGCCTACCGTGTGTGCTGCAGAACATACAGGAATTTCCAGCAGAGATCAGAGAGGAAGTGGCTAAGAAAAAACCTTTGGAGAAGCCAAGATGA
- the LOC118416655 gene encoding RING1 and YY1-binding protein-like isoform X1 gives MTDKGEQRRSPNSSLPSRPKRDKKAEAEGYWECSVCTFRNNAEAFKCSMCDVRKGTSTRKPRLNSQLVAQQVAQQFNPPQPKPPKREREKGEKERENGVSSTSTSPNSSATVSVSSNNTTTGVSGGMGKKKEHSVSHTSPTNTSSNKKMKYMPRLKNVDRSTATHMAVTVNNVTVIITDYKEKAPKSSSASSSISSEPPSTVTSDTPSTNSTVAMAVNPQESPTSQQNGDVAAREQT, from the exons ATGACGGATAAGGGCGAACAAAGAAGAAGCCCCAATAG TTCCCTTCCCTCCAGACCGAAGCGCGACAAGAAGGCTGAGGCGGAGGGATACTGGGAGTGCTCCGTCTGTACCTTCCGCAACAATGCTGAGGCCTTCAAGTGCAGCATGTGTGATGTTAGGAAGGGCACGTCCACGAG GAAGCCTCGTCTGAATTCCCAGCTGGTTGCACAACAGGTGGCTCAGCAGTTTAACCCCCCTCAGCCTAAGCCCCCGAAGCGAGAGCGAGAGAAAGGCGAGAAGGAGCGCGAGAACGGCGTATCCAGTACCAGCACCAGCCCCAACAGTAGCGCCACCGTGAGTGTGAGCAGCAACAACACCACAACTGGTGTCAGCGGCGGGATGGGCAAGAAAAAGGAGCACAGTGTGTCGCACACCAGCCCCACCAACACCAGCAGcaataagaaaatgaaatacat GCCGAGATTGAAAAACGTGGATCGCAGCACCGCCACCCACATGGCCGTCACAGTCAACAACGTCACAGTTATTATCACAGACTACAAAGAAAAAGCCCCCAAATCGTCCTCGGCATCCTCGTCCATATCCTCTGAACCCCCCAGCACGGTCACATCAGACACGCCCAGTACTAATTCCACGGTTGCCATGGCTGTCAACCCCCAGGAGAGCCCAACTAGTCAACAGAATGGTGATGTTGCAGCGAGAGAGCAGACTTAG
- the LOC118416655 gene encoding RING1 and YY1-binding protein-like isoform X2 yields the protein MTDKGEQRRSPNRPKRDKKAEAEGYWECSVCTFRNNAEAFKCSMCDVRKGTSTRKPRLNSQLVAQQVAQQFNPPQPKPPKREREKGEKERENGVSSTSTSPNSSATVSVSSNNTTTGVSGGMGKKKEHSVSHTSPTNTSSNKKMKYMPRLKNVDRSTATHMAVTVNNVTVIITDYKEKAPKSSSASSSISSEPPSTVTSDTPSTNSTVAMAVNPQESPTSQQNGDVAAREQT from the exons ATGACGGATAAGGGCGAACAAAGAAGAAGCCCCAATAG ACCGAAGCGCGACAAGAAGGCTGAGGCGGAGGGATACTGGGAGTGCTCCGTCTGTACCTTCCGCAACAATGCTGAGGCCTTCAAGTGCAGCATGTGTGATGTTAGGAAGGGCACGTCCACGAG GAAGCCTCGTCTGAATTCCCAGCTGGTTGCACAACAGGTGGCTCAGCAGTTTAACCCCCCTCAGCCTAAGCCCCCGAAGCGAGAGCGAGAGAAAGGCGAGAAGGAGCGCGAGAACGGCGTATCCAGTACCAGCACCAGCCCCAACAGTAGCGCCACCGTGAGTGTGAGCAGCAACAACACCACAACTGGTGTCAGCGGCGGGATGGGCAAGAAAAAGGAGCACAGTGTGTCGCACACCAGCCCCACCAACACCAGCAGcaataagaaaatgaaatacat GCCGAGATTGAAAAACGTGGATCGCAGCACCGCCACCCACATGGCCGTCACAGTCAACAACGTCACAGTTATTATCACAGACTACAAAGAAAAAGCCCCCAAATCGTCCTCGGCATCCTCGTCCATATCCTCTGAACCCCCCAGCACGGTCACATCAGACACGCCCAGTACTAATTCCACGGTTGCCATGGCTGTCAACCCCCAGGAGAGCCCAACTAGTCAACAGAATGGTGATGTTGCAGCGAGAGAGCAGACTTAG
- the LOC118416651 gene encoding protein rolling stone-like, with amino-acid sequence MTFILRGTRRGLQKLIGYLARPCRKMDPSEKGRLGFISREPLPERTAFTATPWSPNQKLFVTYRVVCAVFTLAILIWSVPTDSNRWITFYSNWMYATLTLHFCWSATICLQQYCSTHEGPSQRTLYIGWIIYDMAMTISLTVSAEYWFSPWPVTIGLRSILRHGLNSVMVVIDVLLCGIPSRMNRVIYPVIHQGFYSVFVVLYWLGGFRGYDGKQYIYSFLDLNTVPLQAIGILLANTFIVMPVFHALVCALYRARLKLLKKFRNKNNHKIILKGKQMQTVQTESVNGKIQDSPVEQIQMNGVAYETV; translated from the exons ATGACATTTATACTGAGAGGCACCAGACGAGGTTTGCAGAAGTTGATAGGCTATCTTGCCCGGCCCTGTCGCAAAATGGACCCGTCGGAGAAAGGTCGTCTTGGTTTCATTAGTAGGGAGCCGTTACCAGAGAGGACAGCATTCACTGCAACACCG TGGTCTCCTAACCAGAAGCTGTTCGTCACCTACCGTGTGGTGTGTGCCGTCTTCACCCTCGCCATTCTCATCTGGAGCGTCCCTACCGACAGTAACCGATGGATCACCTTCTACTCAAACTGGATGTACGCTACCCTGACCCTCCATTTCTGCTGGAGCGCCACTATCTGTCTACAGCAGTACTGCAGCACTCACGAAGGCCCGTCGCAAAGAACACTCTACATCGGTTGGATAATCTACGACATGGCCATGACTATTTCGTTGACTGTGTCTGCGGAGTACTGGTTCTCGCCATGGCCTGTCACGATCGGCCTTCGTAGTATTCTACGGCACGGGTTGAACTCGGTCATGGTTGTAATTGACGTTCTACTGTGCGGGATACCTTCACGAATGAACCGCGTGATATACCCAGTCATCCACCAAGGTTTTTACAGCGTTTTCGTGGTGTTGTACTGGCTTGGTGGGTTCAGGGGATACGATGGGAAACAATACATCTATTCTTTTCTGGACCTGAACACAGTCCCGCTCCAAGCCATCGGAATCTTGTTGGCAAATACGTTCATAGTCATGCCAGTGTTTCATGCCTTGGTATGCGCCTTATATCGGGCACGTTTGAAACTGTTGAAGAAGtttagaaataaaaacaaccataaaatcattttaaaagggAAACAAATGCAAACTGTACAAACAGAAAGCGTTAACGGTAAGATACAAGATAGTCCTGTCGAACAGATCCAAATGAATGGAGTGGCATATGAAACAGTTTAA